In the genome of Kitasatospora cathayae, one region contains:
- a CDS encoding YhgE/Pip domain-containing protein has product MATTGSQEAPRQASALALARHPKLWIFPSILCALVAVVLSLLYMGGIINPNGHLHRLPIALVNADQGAPPPGQPVNFGTQLTRAMVAGTPDDTVHWRQTDDAGAHDLISSGKVYAALLVPKDFTTAITRLATGGATERPSLTILTNPGLGSLGASMAAQIAQGAAHQASLAAGKQLLAAVPASNAAGPDGGATARLLLADPFAVTTRTGPIGSHSGLGLSAFYYTLLSVLSGFIGGNIIHNGVDGALGYSDSEIGPWHTRRPTVPINRTQTLLLKMVMTAGIMLLTTSLVMACAVGVLGMDAPHQAVLWVFAYCASLAVGLGVQAINAAFGGIGQLVSMFVFIALALPSSGATVPLQAVPGFYRFLGAFEPMRQLSDGIRAILFFDARADAGLARGWIMIAVGVVLALAFGFGMTRYYDRKGLHRWTPQPSD; this is encoded by the coding sequence ATGGCGACCACGGGCTCCCAGGAGGCTCCCCGGCAGGCGAGTGCGCTGGCGCTCGCCCGGCACCCGAAACTGTGGATCTTCCCGAGCATCCTGTGCGCCCTGGTGGCCGTGGTGCTCTCGCTGCTCTACATGGGCGGCATCATCAACCCGAACGGCCACCTGCACCGGCTGCCGATCGCCCTGGTGAACGCCGACCAGGGAGCCCCGCCGCCCGGCCAGCCGGTGAACTTCGGCACCCAGCTGACCCGTGCGATGGTGGCCGGCACGCCCGACGACACCGTCCACTGGCGGCAGACCGACGACGCGGGCGCGCACGACCTGATCTCCTCCGGCAAGGTGTACGCCGCGCTGTTGGTCCCCAAGGACTTCACCACCGCCATCACCAGGCTGGCCACCGGCGGGGCCACCGAGCGACCCAGCCTGACCATCCTCACCAACCCGGGCCTGGGCAGCCTCGGCGCCTCGATGGCCGCGCAGATCGCCCAGGGCGCCGCCCACCAGGCCTCGCTCGCGGCCGGCAAGCAGCTGCTGGCCGCCGTACCGGCCTCGAACGCCGCCGGCCCGGACGGCGGCGCCACCGCCCGACTGCTGCTCGCCGACCCGTTCGCCGTCACCACCCGGACCGGCCCGATCGGCAGCCACAGCGGGCTCGGCCTGAGCGCCTTCTACTACACCCTGCTGTCCGTCCTGAGCGGCTTCATCGGCGGCAACATCATCCACAACGGCGTCGACGGCGCGCTCGGCTACAGCGACAGCGAGATCGGCCCCTGGCACACCCGCCGCCCGACCGTCCCGATCAACCGCACCCAGACCCTGCTGCTCAAGATGGTGATGACCGCCGGGATCATGCTGCTCACCACCTCGCTGGTGATGGCCTGCGCGGTCGGCGTCCTCGGCATGGACGCCCCGCACCAGGCGGTGCTGTGGGTGTTCGCCTACTGCGCCAGCCTCGCGGTCGGCCTCGGGGTGCAGGCGATCAACGCCGCGTTCGGCGGGATCGGGCAGCTGGTGTCCATGTTCGTCTTCATCGCGCTGGCCCTGCCGTCCTCCGGGGCGACCGTCCCGCTGCAGGCGGTGCCCGGGTTCTACCGCTTCCTCGGCGCCTTCGAGCCGATGCGCCAGCTCAGCGACGGCATCCGGGCGATCCTCTTCTTCGACGCGCGCGCCGACGCCGGGCTGGCCCGCGGCTGGATCATGATCGCCGTCGGCGTGGTGCTCGCCCTGGCCTTCGGCTTCGGGATGACCCGCTACTACGACCGCAAGGGTCTGCACCGCTGGACGCCCCAGCCCTCCGACTAG
- the fdhD gene encoding formate dehydrogenase accessory sulfurtransferase FdhD: protein MGRVTVPRRILRLRQGTPSHRPDALAAEEPMEIRVGGRPLTVTMRTPGSDFDLAAGFLVSEGVLHAADHLAGIRYCAGATADGGNTYNVVDVVLAAGVPAPDASLERNFYTTSSCGLCGKASLDAVRTTAPWSVAEDGLRVTPELLSALPDRLRAAQKVFDSTGGLHAAGLFDAEGRLLCLREDVGRHNAVDKVVGHALREGLLPARGTVLMVSGRASFELVQKAVMAGIPMLAAVSAPSSLAADLAEESGLTLVGFLRGDSMNVYTRTDRIDTAREEVAREENA, encoded by the coding sequence ATGGGCCGAGTGACCGTTCCGCGCAGGATACTGCGACTGCGCCAGGGCACCCCCTCGCACCGCCCCGACGCCCTGGCCGCCGAGGAGCCGATGGAGATCCGGGTCGGCGGCCGCCCGCTGACCGTGACCATGCGCACCCCCGGCAGCGACTTCGACCTGGCGGCCGGGTTCCTGGTGAGCGAGGGCGTGCTGCACGCCGCCGACCACCTGGCCGGGATCCGCTACTGCGCCGGGGCCACCGCCGACGGCGGCAACACCTACAACGTGGTGGACGTGGTGCTCGCCGCCGGTGTGCCCGCCCCGGACGCCTCGCTGGAGCGCAACTTCTACACCACCTCCTCCTGCGGCCTGTGCGGCAAGGCCAGCCTGGACGCGGTGCGCACCACCGCGCCGTGGAGCGTCGCCGAGGACGGGCTGCGGGTCACCCCCGAGCTGCTGTCCGCGCTGCCCGACCGGCTGCGCGCCGCCCAGAAGGTCTTCGACAGCACCGGCGGCCTGCACGCGGCCGGACTGTTCGACGCCGAGGGCCGGCTGCTCTGCCTGCGCGAGGACGTGGGCCGGCACAACGCGGTGGACAAGGTGGTCGGCCACGCGCTGCGCGAGGGCCTGCTCCCGGCGCGCGGCACGGTGCTGATGGTCAGCGGCCGGGCCTCCTTCGAGCTGGTCCAGAAGGCCGTGATGGCCGGCATCCCGATGCTCGCCGCCGTCTCCGCGCCCTCCTCCCTGGCGGCGGACCTGGCCGAGGAGAGCGGCCTGACCCTGGTCGGCTTCCTGCGCGGCGACTCGATGAACGTCTACACCCGCACGGACCGGATCGACACCGCTCGGGAGGAAGTCGCTCGGGAGGAGAACGCCTAG